A segment of the Necator americanus strain Aroian chromosome IV, whole genome shotgun sequence genome:
ATCGGTTCGGCTTCAAATCGGACTCTTtcacaaaatgaaagaaaattgtgcCCTAAAAATTGAACTCGACTCACCAAATAGCCTATGGCTAACAGCAGTGATAATTGTAATACTAGCAGCATACTGCACAACTACCACTGAATAACGAGGTCAAAATAGgcagcgaatttttttttctaaatcagcagaaaaaatacGTAATAACAGAGTGCAGTGAGTGGCAGGGATATGATGAGTAACTGTAGCAGTAACACCCGCTAGGGACAGTGGTGGACGGCAGAGCAAAATGCGGCTAGCGCACTCGGCATTGATTCCCAAACAACCAACACAACACAGGCAGCAGCGGCAGAGTTGCCTACGAGACGGCAGAGCTCAGTAGAGCGCCAGCCGACCAGCCAGCCAGCACCGCCCCTCCTGCCTGCTGGCAGCAATCATCCCCTCCCAGCCCCGCGCAACAAACAACCCGAAACAACGATTACGTTACTCGTCAAGTGTCGCCTAGTGAGACTGTCCAAGGGCGAGAGGTGTCGGAAGGTGTTGACAACTTCGCAGACTTCATCACTGAGTGACGGAAAAGGCGGATCTTTGACCACATTCCTACGGTTAGGTTTTAATTTCAGAATTTGAAGGAGGAACAAAAGATTATCTCACAATTAGGAAGGATAGATTTTCGAAGTCACAGTACTGACTGTACGCACTGTCACATGATCCGCATTCGCAGGCAGAATGAAACTTTGAAAGCGCTAGACCAGACCCATTACCGAGGTAAGATGAGAATGAAAGAACGGAATTCCCATCAATTACCTATAGTTCAACTAAACGACACCTTCCATAGAGGAACGGGACTcggaaatcacaaaaaaaccgCCAAGAATTTGGATTCAGTCGGTGGGTGCGCAGAGGTGAACCGTATAAATCGGTCGTTTTACAACCATTCCCAGTAGTGACCAGTTTTCGACATTGGATGCATCTTATCCCTAGAGACCGACAATCCGCGATTGTCGGCAACTTCGTATATTTCGGAACCTTCCTTCAGGGAGGAAAAGAAGCATTGTCAGTGACGTTTTCCTTCGAAAGTTCCAATTTTGGATAAATTGTAGATCCATTACGTCCGAAAGAAACATCAACAGACCCTTAAAGTACGTGCTTTACATCCCGCCGAAGTTCATGCAACGGATCAAGGTCTCTCTACCATGATACTGTTTGCACGGACACGTTGCATACACTCTTTCGTCAATGTTTGATCAGAACTCCTCGGCCGCATATATACGATGCCGTTGTCATAATTCACCCCTCAAATGTACACCCCGCTCAGGATCGAGGTAACAGAGTAGCGTGGTGTTGAAAAATGCCTGCGAAGCACTCTGCTGGCCTAAAATATTCGACATTAATCATTCTGAGATGAATAGCTGGATGGAGGCGAAAAACATGCCGACGGGCTCGTTCTTCAATCGCAACCAGCGTACGCAACTCGAATAGCGGGAACAAGTGGTATGCACGGTGCATTTACGTGTGCATAAAATGTGTTGTAAATAACGCGCGACCACCTATGATTAGTGCATTCAAAGTTGCGCGGCGGCAAGGTAACTACCCACCGCGCCGATACACCATCGACCTTACACGAGTGACGAGGTTGCACATCAACCTAGGGTCCAATAAAAGAGGGATTGTGCACTCCCAGCGAGTATTCATGGTATTTTCGCACAAAGAACACATCCAGGTCACCATAAAATTGTACTTTAAAATTGCTGGGCAATGGTAGTTGCTCTACGGGGAAGGATTTATGAACGCTACTTTTTTGGATGAGTCACAGAGAGGACCGGGAAGGCCATTTTCTTTGGGCAACTTATTCAGGGgtgtggtgaaaaaaaagttcgagaaGAAGTCAATCTACTCTCAGCACTAATACTGAGCTCTGTTACCCTCTATAACGTGCCTAGCACTGCTATGAAATTAATCGTTTCCGAAAAAGGATGATTAATTATGAGTATAACATTTGCCGATGACAAAAAGAAGCAGAGACTGAAAGAAGAACTGctaccgagaaaaaaaaactactggaCTGGATAAAAGCTCTGCTAGACAATCGGTTGCTagacaaaagtaaaaattgcaaatcgaatgaaatttttgatatcgacatggaaaaagaaactacagaGATTTTCATCACAACTATCCTGACAGTCGAATTACATTCTCtgtgctggaaaaaaaaaatcattcccaTCCAAACTACAAAATTCTCAGTCGTTACCATAGCTGTCACGAAAACAACCCTTCCGGGTCAGTATAGCAGTACTGATGGTAGGCACTTAGCATTTGGTCGGCTGCCGTCAATGTTCTCATCGTTAATTAAGCAACCCGTCATCTTCCCGTCAGAATCCTCTAATGGTTTCTATTCATATTACAccaagacatttttttttttttggattaatcGACATAGGACCGTATTCGAAGGGTAGTTCACAGTATGCTTTTAATGAAACgtgaaaatgaaacgaaaaagggaaaactCATCTGCCGATGAGAAAAACTGTGACTTGCCTGTTCATTGCTGGATATATGACTACTGTTAATAGATTCAAACGTCACAGCTGTCCCTTCGTCACCCTTCAAGATCCAGTAAACACTGAAATATGGACGTTAAATGATATgcattttgaggaatttttccAGATCGAGTAAGgaatagtagaaaaaacaaaagaagacaGTTTCTCTTTCGCTAGTCAATAACATTTGGTCATATCAGGTCGTAAATTCCAACAactctaaacaaaaaaaagaaggaaagaaaataaaagagaggaaaaaagagaataagcTAGACTGATTCTAAagtatgaagaaaatttgttttaaaatctACTTCAATAGGAAAAATGCATTCTATAAGAGACGGAAACCTACCGTGCAGTGGGATTGCTGACAGGCGGAGTGCAGTT
Coding sequences within it:
- a CDS encoding hypothetical protein (NECATOR_CHRIV.G16385.T2); translated protein: MNLRITSETESVLERPVYKFCSKYYRVGLTGQLLFVTNSKASYLSIANQLGIRHFPIIEPEVVRVELGDPYSRNCTPPVSNPTARVYWILKGDEGTAVTFESINSSHISSNEQEGSEIYEVADNRGLSVSRDKMHPMSKTGHYWEWL